A portion of the Gimesia chilikensis genome contains these proteins:
- a CDS encoding HEAT repeat domain-containing protein has translation MNDDSDFSHPMLSFCEGASQTAVHFKEQLSSFEPGSVAWKEFLKTHCDSQNHVVQITAIQEIGKSGDPEWLNFLQARLHAETGPFEWTPLLCAIGELGGFRSREDYALYLESEDEHVRVMSLMIPYYLPREEALVILIDKMNHDPSLTVRQTAARRLVDLDSDAGLPLLLEEFHQEEQQYSEKTRLAFLLTVLRHPKGFQFLQQQISMNPSLSRQDRTLLFSAVCDLFLHEGLELPPCERPADLPLELIFQRATDWLEAQLAAIAEE, from the coding sequence ATGAACGATGACAGCGACTTTTCTCATCCCATGCTCTCATTTTGCGAAGGTGCCAGTCAGACCGCAGTCCACTTTAAGGAACAACTGTCGTCTTTCGAACCGGGGAGCGTCGCGTGGAAAGAGTTTCTCAAAACGCATTGCGACAGCCAGAACCACGTTGTACAGATCACGGCGATTCAGGAGATCGGCAAAAGCGGGGATCCCGAGTGGCTCAATTTTCTGCAGGCACGGTTGCACGCAGAAACGGGGCCCTTTGAATGGACGCCACTCCTGTGTGCCATCGGTGAGCTGGGAGGATTTCGGTCTCGGGAAGATTACGCGCTCTATCTTGAATCGGAGGATGAGCATGTGCGTGTGATGTCGCTGATGATCCCATACTACCTGCCCCGTGAAGAGGCGCTCGTCATTCTCATCGATAAAATGAATCACGATCCCAGTCTTACTGTGCGCCAGACCGCTGCGAGAAGACTGGTGGATCTTGACTCTGATGCAGGCCTCCCGCTACTACTGGAAGAATTTCATCAGGAGGAACAGCAGTATTCTGAAAAAACAAGGCTCGCCTTTCTACTGACGGTATTACGTCATCCAAAGGGGTTCCAGTTTTTGCAGCAGCAGATCTCCATGAATCCCAGTTTATCCCGACAGGACCGCACGCTGCTTTTCTCTGCCGTCTGTGATCTGTTTTTACATGAGGGACTGGAACTGCCCCCCTGCGAGCGGCCGGCGGATTTACCGCTGGAGCTGATCTTTCAGCGGGCCACCGACTGGCTGGAAGCACAGCTTGCCGCGATTGCCGAGGAATAG
- a CDS encoding PQQ-binding-like beta-propeller repeat protein, giving the protein MLRLKRPLWTATLLTTTLLLISTSTHAADWPQWQGPNRDSISAETGLRSTFPEDFKPVWSFKDCGIGYSAPAVVDNIAYLLGADKQENGDYTEFVLALDPSGKQLWKQEVAHYKEGIMLTKWGHGPRSTPSIADGRLFGLGANGDLFALDQKTGKLLWKANLRETYGSMLSGARGKPENTWGYCESPLVDGNHVICTPGGEQGAVVALEAATGKLVWQSKELTDPCSYSSTVIADFGGVKQYVVLTAKQLASVRASDGKLLWTAEVPVNEVAVIPTPIVTGNRVYTTCDYDAGCGLVEVQKDGDQFTAKVLYKNKTMSNHHGGVVLIDGKIYGWTGKTTSRGRWVCQDLETGESVWMEGRAAPAGAVMAAAGHLYCFTQDDGVLVCIEATPKGFKETGRFTIPERTEKQSILGKVWARPVISNGRLYLRDQDLLFCYDIKQDT; this is encoded by the coding sequence ATGCTACGTTTGAAACGTCCTTTGTGGACAGCCACGTTATTGACGACCACCTTGTTACTCATCTCCACCTCCACGCACGCCGCCGACTGGCCGCAGTGGCAGGGACCGAACCGCGACTCCATTTCCGCCGAGACCGGACTCCGCTCCACCTTCCCCGAAGACTTCAAGCCCGTGTGGTCCTTTAAGGACTGCGGCATCGGTTACTCCGCTCCTGCTGTGGTTGATAACATTGCCTACCTGCTGGGTGCCGACAAACAGGAGAACGGCGACTACACTGAATTTGTGCTGGCACTGGATCCCAGCGGCAAGCAGCTCTGGAAGCAGGAAGTCGCCCACTACAAGGAAGGCATCATGCTGACCAAATGGGGCCACGGTCCACGGAGTACGCCCTCTATCGCCGACGGCCGCCTGTTTGGACTCGGCGCGAACGGCGACCTGTTCGCCCTGGATCAGAAAACCGGCAAACTGCTCTGGAAAGCGAATCTCCGTGAAACCTACGGCAGCATGCTCAGTGGTGCGCGGGGCAAACCGGAGAATACCTGGGGCTATTGTGAGTCTCCCCTGGTGGACGGTAACCATGTGATCTGCACACCCGGAGGTGAGCAGGGCGCGGTCGTTGCCCTCGAAGCGGCGACCGGCAAGCTGGTCTGGCAATCCAAAGAACTGACCGACCCCTGCAGTTATTCCTCGACCGTGATCGCTGACTTTGGTGGGGTGAAACAATACGTCGTGCTGACCGCCAAACAGCTGGCGAGTGTTCGCGCTTCTGATGGCAAACTGCTCTGGACGGCCGAAGTTCCCGTGAATGAAGTCGCCGTGATTCCCACGCCCATCGTGACCGGGAACCGGGTCTATACGACCTGCGATTACGACGCCGGCTGCGGCCTCGTCGAAGTCCAGAAAGACGGCGATCAGTTCACAGCCAAGGTGCTCTACAAAAACAAGACTATGAGCAACCACCACGGCGGCGTCGTGCTGATCGACGGCAAGATTTACGGCTGGACCGGTAAAACCACTTCCCGCGGACGCTGGGTCTGCCAGGATCTGGAAACCGGCGAGAGCGTCTGGATGGAAGGTCGCGCCGCTCCCGCGGGTGCCGTGATGGCCGCGGCTGGGCACCTCTACTGTTTTACGCAGGACGACGGCGTACTGGTCTGCATTGAAGCCACCCCGAAAGGATTCAAAGAAACGGGCCGCTTCACGATTCCGGAACGCACGGAAAAACAGAGCATTCTCGGCAAGGTCTGGGCACGCCCCGTGATCTCTAACGGCCGACTCTATCTCCGCGATCAGGACCTGCTTTTCTGTTATGACATTAAACAGGACACCTGA
- a CDS encoding AraC family transcriptional regulator, with amino-acid sequence MAPVQKALWYVESHSRDGLSLEAVARASCVSPYHLTRSFAEVFGISLMRYTRQRRLSEAAKQLAAGAPDILSIAFDYGYGSHEAFSRAFKKEFGVTPERVRTLADLSQLQLKEPIVMDSTQLPRLNPPREETLPALSFAGLVERYDCQSSAGIPNQWQRASPLLGSISPLVSQDAYGICFNFDETDGKFDYMAGVPVEQGTTLPQGLVRFDLPTHKYAVFQHGGHISEIRSVIAAIWADALSQANQEPVSGPVLEKYGPEFDPQTGRGGFEIWIPVK; translated from the coding sequence ATGGCTCCCGTGCAGAAAGCTTTATGGTATGTGGAAAGTCATTCCCGTGACGGGCTCAGCCTGGAAGCGGTGGCACGCGCCAGTTGTGTCTCTCCTTATCATCTGACCCGTTCGTTCGCGGAAGTCTTCGGCATTTCTTTAATGCGTTACACACGCCAGCGTCGCCTTTCCGAAGCGGCGAAGCAGCTGGCGGCAGGAGCCCCCGACATTCTTTCTATCGCCTTCGATTACGGGTACGGATCGCACGAGGCATTCTCGCGTGCGTTTAAAAAAGAATTTGGTGTGACTCCCGAACGGGTACGCACTCTGGCTGACCTGTCTCAATTACAACTGAAGGAACCGATTGTCATGGACTCTACCCAACTGCCTCGGCTGAACCCGCCACGTGAAGAAACTCTGCCTGCACTCTCGTTTGCAGGGCTGGTCGAACGCTACGACTGCCAGTCATCTGCGGGAATCCCCAACCAGTGGCAGCGCGCTTCACCCCTGCTGGGAAGTATTTCCCCACTGGTGAGCCAGGACGCCTATGGGATCTGCTTCAACTTTGATGAAACCGATGGCAAGTTTGACTACATGGCCGGCGTGCCAGTCGAGCAGGGGACCACGCTACCCCAGGGCCTGGTGCGTTTCGATCTGCCAACACATAAGTATGCCGTCTTCCAACATGGCGGTCATATCTCGGAGATACGTTCGGTCATTGCAGCGATCTGGGCCGATGCCCTCTCTCAGGCGAATCAGGAACCCGTCAGTGGACCGGTTCTCGAAAAATACGGCCCCGAATTCGACCCGCAGACGGGCCGGGGAGGCTTTGAAATCTGGATTCCCGTGAAATAG